In Populus alba chromosome 1, ASM523922v2, whole genome shotgun sequence, a single window of DNA contains:
- the LOC118043398 gene encoding 14-3-3-like protein D isoform X2 produces the protein MDSSKDRENFVYVAKLAEQAERYDEMVDAMKKVAKLDVELTVEERNLLSVGYKNVIGARRASWRILSSIEQKEESKGNETNVKRIKEYRQKVEAELTGICHDIMTVIDEHLIPSCTAGESTVFYYKMKGDYYRYLAEFKSGNERKEAADQSLKAYETATTTAASDLSPTHPIRLGLALNFSVFYYEIMNSPERACHLAKQAFDEAISELDTLSEESYKDSTLIMQLLRDNLTLWTSDIPEDGDQKMETSARTGEGEDAE, from the exons ATGGATTCTTCAAAAGATCGTGAGAACTTCGTCTACGTCGCCAAGCTCGCCGAGCAAGCTGAACGCTACGACG AAATGGTGGATGCGATGAAGAAAGTAGCAAAGCTTGATGTTGAACTAACGGTGGAGGAGAGAAACTTACTCTCTGTGGGCTACAAGAATGTGATTGGTGCGAGAAGGGCATCGTGGAGAATCTTGTCATCTATTGAGCAGAAGGAGGAGTCGAAAGGGAATGAGACAAATGTGAAGAGGATCAAGGAGTATAGGCAGAAGGTGGAAGCAGAGTTAACTGGCATTTGCCATGATATCATGACAGTGATTGATGAGCATCTTATTCCATCATGTACAGCTGGGGAATCCACTGTGTTTTACTACAAGAT GAAAGGTGATTATTACCGGTATCTAGCAGAGTTCAAGAGTGGTAATGAGAGGAAAGAGGCAGCTGATCAGTCACTTAAGGCATATGAG ACTGCTACAACAACTGCAGCCAGTGATCTCTCCCCCACCCATCCCATTCGACTGGGCCTGGCTCTTAATTTCTCTGTGTTCTATTATGAAATTATGAACTCTCCTGAACG GGCCTGCCATCTTGCAAAGCAAGCATTTGATGAAGCTATTTCAGAGCTGGATACCCTGAGTGAAGAGTCTTACAAGGACAGCACTTTGATTATGCAGCTGTTGAGGGACAACCTCACTTTGTGGACTTCTGATATTCCTGAGGATGGAG ACCAGAAGATGGAAACCTCTGCTAGAACTGGTGAGGGTGAAGATGCCGAG TGA
- the LOC118043398 gene encoding 14-3-3-like protein D isoform X1: MDSSKDRENFVYVAKLAEQAERYDEMVDAMKKVAKLDVELTVEERNLLSVGYKNVIGARRASWRILSSIEQKEESKGNETNVKRIKEYRQKVEAELTGICHDIMTVIDEHLIPSCTAGESTVFYYKMKGDYYRYLAEFKSGNERKEAADQSLKAYETATTTAASDLSPTHPIRLGLALNFSVFYYEIMNSPERACHLAKQAFDEAISELDTLSEESYKDSTLIMQLLRDNLTLWTSDIPEDGEDQKMETSARTGEGEDAE, from the exons ATGGATTCTTCAAAAGATCGTGAGAACTTCGTCTACGTCGCCAAGCTCGCCGAGCAAGCTGAACGCTACGACG AAATGGTGGATGCGATGAAGAAAGTAGCAAAGCTTGATGTTGAACTAACGGTGGAGGAGAGAAACTTACTCTCTGTGGGCTACAAGAATGTGATTGGTGCGAGAAGGGCATCGTGGAGAATCTTGTCATCTATTGAGCAGAAGGAGGAGTCGAAAGGGAATGAGACAAATGTGAAGAGGATCAAGGAGTATAGGCAGAAGGTGGAAGCAGAGTTAACTGGCATTTGCCATGATATCATGACAGTGATTGATGAGCATCTTATTCCATCATGTACAGCTGGGGAATCCACTGTGTTTTACTACAAGAT GAAAGGTGATTATTACCGGTATCTAGCAGAGTTCAAGAGTGGTAATGAGAGGAAAGAGGCAGCTGATCAGTCACTTAAGGCATATGAG ACTGCTACAACAACTGCAGCCAGTGATCTCTCCCCCACCCATCCCATTCGACTGGGCCTGGCTCTTAATTTCTCTGTGTTCTATTATGAAATTATGAACTCTCCTGAACG GGCCTGCCATCTTGCAAAGCAAGCATTTGATGAAGCTATTTCAGAGCTGGATACCCTGAGTGAAGAGTCTTACAAGGACAGCACTTTGATTATGCAGCTGTTGAGGGACAACCTCACTTTGTGGACTTCTGATATTCCTGAGGATGGAG AAGACCAGAAGATGGAAACCTCTGCTAGAACTGGTGAGGGTGAAGATGCCGAG TGA